A portion of the Mustela erminea isolate mMusErm1 chromosome 19, mMusErm1.Pri, whole genome shotgun sequence genome contains these proteins:
- the MTSS2 gene encoding protein MTSS 2 isoform X4 codes for METAEKECGALGGLFQAIVNDMKSSYPIWEDFNSKATKLHSQLRTTVLAAVAFLDAFQKVADMATNTRGATRDIGSALTRMCMRHRSIETKLRQFTNALLESLINPLQERIEDWKKSANQLDKDHAKEYKRARHEIKKKSSDTLKLQKKARKELLGKGDLQPQLDSALQDVNDMYLLLEETEKQAVRRALIEERGRFCTFIAFLQPVVNGELTMLGEITHLQGIIDDLVVLTAEPHKLPPASEQVIKDLKGSDYSWSYQTPPSSPGGSGSRKSSMCSLAQPATAAARLSSVSSHDSGFVSQDATYSKPPSPMPSDITSQKSSSSASSEASETCQSVSECSSPTSDWAKVGPHEQPSGTSLQRRKDRVEHPRDTEPGLASGGALGPSGEEAPRPRMSPATIAAKHGEEVSPAASDLAMVLTRGLSLEHQKSSRDSLQYSSGYSTQTTTPSCSEDTIPSQGSDYDCYSVNGDADGEGPAEFDKSSTIPRNSNIAQNYRRLIQTKRPASTAGLPSASGAPPGVATIRRTPSTKPAVRRALSSAGPIPIRPPIVPVKTPTVPDSPGYAGPTRAGSEECVFYSDEAASPLAADLAKASPKRLSLPNTAWASPAPEAAGYPGLAADDDDEQQQLAANRHSLVEKLGELVAGAHALGEGQFPFPTALASAAAPTETPSPPPAASGDPPAEDMLVAIRRGVRLRRTVTNDRSAPRIL; via the exons ATGGAGACGGCGGAGAAGGAGTGCGGCGCCCTGGGCGGGCTCTTCCAGGCCATCGTCAACGACATGAAG AGCTCCTACCCCATCTGGGAGGACTTCAACTCCAAGGCCACGAAGCTGCATTCCCAGCTGAG GACCACTGTGCTGGCTGCTGTGGCCTTCTTGGatgccttccagaaagtggcaGACATGGCCACCAACAcccgag GGGCCACCCGGGACATTGGCTCGGCGCTCACGCGCATGTGCATGCGCCACCGCAGCATCGAGACCAAGCTGCGGCAGTTCACCAA CGCGCTGCTGGAGAGCCTCATCAACCCGCTGCAGGAGCGCATCGAGGACTGGAAGAAGTCGGCCAACCAGCTGGACAAGGACCACGCAAAAG AGTACAAGCGAGCCCGGCATGAGATCAAGAAAAAGTCTTCAGACACGCTGAAGCTGCAGAAGAAAGCGCGCAAAG AGCTACTTG ggaAAGGAGACCTGCAGCCTCAGCTGGACAGCGCCCTGCAGGACGTCAACGACATGTACCTGCTGCTggaggagacggagaagcaggcggTGCGCCGGGCCCTGATCGAGGAGCGCGGGCGCTTTTGCACCTTCATCGCCTTCCTGCAGCCTGTGGTG AACGGCGAGCTGACCATGCTGGGAGAGATCACGCACCTGCAGGGCATCATCGACGACCTGGTGGTGCTGACGGCCGAACCCCACAAGCTGCCCCCCGCCAGCGAGCAG GTGATCAAAGACCTGAAGGGCTCGGACTATAGCTGGTCCTACCAGACGCCCCCATCATCGCCCGGCGGCTCTGGCTCACGGAAGTCCAGCATGTGCAG CCTGGCCCAGCCAGCCACCGCGGCCGCCCGCCTCTCCAGCGTCTCGTCCCACGACTCTGGCTTCGTCTCCCAGGACGCCACCTACTCCAAGCCCCCCTCACCCATGCCTTCCGACATCACCAGCCAG AAGTCCTCCAGCTCTGCGTCCTCAGAGGCCTCGGAAACCTGCCAGTCCGTTAGCGAGTGCAGCTCCCCCACCTCG GACTGGGCCAAGGTGGGCCCCCACGAGCAGCCCTCGGGCACCAGCCTGCAGCGGAGAAAGGACCGAGTGGAGCACCCCCGAGACACAGAACCAGGCCTGGCCAGCGGGGGTGCCCTGGGCCCCAGCGGCGAGGAGGCACCGCGACCCCGCATGTCCCCTGCCACCATCGCAGCCAAG CACGGCGAGGAGGTGTCCCCCGCCGCCAGTGACCTGGCCATGGTGCTGACCCGCGGCCTGAGCCTGGAGCACCAGAAGAGCAGTCGGGACTCGCTGCAGTACTCCAGCGGCTACAGCACGCAGACCACCACGCCCTCGTGCTCCGAGGACACCATCCCGTCCCAAG GCTCCGACTATGACTGCTACTCCGTGAACGGGGACGCAGACGGCGAGGGCCCCGCCGAGTTCGACAAGTCATCCACCATCCCCCGCAACAGCAACATCGCCCAGAACTACCGCCGCCTGATCCAGACCAAGCGGCCGGCCTCCACCGCGGGGCTGCCCAGCGCCTCGGGCGCGCCCCCTGGCGTAGCCACCATCCGCCGCACGCCGTCCACCAAGCCCGCCGTGCGCCGCGCGCTCTCCAGCGCCGGCCCCATCCCCATCCGGCCGCCCATCGTCCCCGTGAAGACGCCCACCGTGCCCGACTCCCCCGGCTACGCGGGGCCCACGCGGGCGGGCAGCGAGGAGTGCGTCTTCTACAGCGACGAGGCCGCCTCGCCCCTGGCCGCGGACCTGGCCAAGGCCTCCCCAAAGCGGCTGAGCCTGCCCAACACGGCGTGGGCCAGCCCGGCCCCCGAGGCGGCCGGCTACCCCGGGCTGGCGGCGGACGACGACGACGAGCAGCAGCAGCTGGCCGCCAACCGCCACAGCCTGGTGGAGAAGCTCGGCGAGCTGGTGGCAGGCGCCCACGCCCTGGGCGAGGGCCAGTTCCCCTTCCCCACGGCCCTGGCCTCCGCCGCCGCCCCTACTGAGACGCCCAGCCCACCCCCTGCCGCCTCCGGCGACCCCCCGGCCGAAGACATGCTGGTGGCCATCCGCCGCGGGGTGCGGCTCCGCAGGACCGTCACCAACGACAGGTCGGCGCCCCGCATCTTGTGA
- the MTSS2 gene encoding protein MTSS 2 isoform X5, with amino-acid sequence METAEKECGALGGLFQAIVNDMKSSYPIWEDFNSKATKLHSQLRTTVLAAVAFLDAFQKVADMATNTRGATRDIGSALTRMCMRHRSIETKLRQFTNALLESLINPLQERIEDWKKSANQLDKDHAKEYKRARHEIKKKSSDTLKLQKKARKGKGDLQPQLDSALQDVNDMYLLLEETEKQAVRRALIEERGRFCTFIAFLQPVVNGELTMLGEITHLQGIIDDLVVLTAEPHKLPPASEQVIKDLKGSDYSWSYQTPPSSPGGSGSRKSSMCSLAQPATAAARLSSVSSHDSGFVSQDATYSKPPSPMPSDITSQKSSSSASSEASETCQSVSECSSPTSDWAKVGPHEQPSGTSLQRRKDRVEHPRDTEPGLASGGALGPSGEEAPRPRMSPATIAAKHGEEVSPAASDLAMVLTRGLSLEHQKSSRDSLQYSSGYSTQTTTPSCSEDTIPSQGSDYDCYSVNGDADGEGPAEFDKSSTIPRNSNIAQNYRRLIQTKRPASTAGLPSASGAPPGVATIRRTPSTKPAVRRALSSAGPIPIRPPIVPVKTPTVPDSPGYAGPTRAGSEECVFYSDEAASPLAADLAKASPKRLSLPNTAWASPAPEAAGYPGLAADDDDEQQQLAANRHSLVEKLGELVAGAHALGEGQFPFPTALASAAAPTETPSPPPAASGDPPAEDMLVAIRRGVRLRRTVTNDRSAPRIL; translated from the exons ATGGAGACGGCGGAGAAGGAGTGCGGCGCCCTGGGCGGGCTCTTCCAGGCCATCGTCAACGACATGAAG AGCTCCTACCCCATCTGGGAGGACTTCAACTCCAAGGCCACGAAGCTGCATTCCCAGCTGAG GACCACTGTGCTGGCTGCTGTGGCCTTCTTGGatgccttccagaaagtggcaGACATGGCCACCAACAcccgag GGGCCACCCGGGACATTGGCTCGGCGCTCACGCGCATGTGCATGCGCCACCGCAGCATCGAGACCAAGCTGCGGCAGTTCACCAA CGCGCTGCTGGAGAGCCTCATCAACCCGCTGCAGGAGCGCATCGAGGACTGGAAGAAGTCGGCCAACCAGCTGGACAAGGACCACGCAAAAG AGTACAAGCGAGCCCGGCATGAGATCAAGAAAAAGTCTTCAGACACGCTGAAGCTGCAGAAGAAAGCGCGCAAAG ggaAAGGAGACCTGCAGCCTCAGCTGGACAGCGCCCTGCAGGACGTCAACGACATGTACCTGCTGCTggaggagacggagaagcaggcggTGCGCCGGGCCCTGATCGAGGAGCGCGGGCGCTTTTGCACCTTCATCGCCTTCCTGCAGCCTGTGGTG AACGGCGAGCTGACCATGCTGGGAGAGATCACGCACCTGCAGGGCATCATCGACGACCTGGTGGTGCTGACGGCCGAACCCCACAAGCTGCCCCCCGCCAGCGAGCAG GTGATCAAAGACCTGAAGGGCTCGGACTATAGCTGGTCCTACCAGACGCCCCCATCATCGCCCGGCGGCTCTGGCTCACGGAAGTCCAGCATGTGCAG CCTGGCCCAGCCAGCCACCGCGGCCGCCCGCCTCTCCAGCGTCTCGTCCCACGACTCTGGCTTCGTCTCCCAGGACGCCACCTACTCCAAGCCCCCCTCACCCATGCCTTCCGACATCACCAGCCAG AAGTCCTCCAGCTCTGCGTCCTCAGAGGCCTCGGAAACCTGCCAGTCCGTTAGCGAGTGCAGCTCCCCCACCTCG GACTGGGCCAAGGTGGGCCCCCACGAGCAGCCCTCGGGCACCAGCCTGCAGCGGAGAAAGGACCGAGTGGAGCACCCCCGAGACACAGAACCAGGCCTGGCCAGCGGGGGTGCCCTGGGCCCCAGCGGCGAGGAGGCACCGCGACCCCGCATGTCCCCTGCCACCATCGCAGCCAAG CACGGCGAGGAGGTGTCCCCCGCCGCCAGTGACCTGGCCATGGTGCTGACCCGCGGCCTGAGCCTGGAGCACCAGAAGAGCAGTCGGGACTCGCTGCAGTACTCCAGCGGCTACAGCACGCAGACCACCACGCCCTCGTGCTCCGAGGACACCATCCCGTCCCAAG GCTCCGACTATGACTGCTACTCCGTGAACGGGGACGCAGACGGCGAGGGCCCCGCCGAGTTCGACAAGTCATCCACCATCCCCCGCAACAGCAACATCGCCCAGAACTACCGCCGCCTGATCCAGACCAAGCGGCCGGCCTCCACCGCGGGGCTGCCCAGCGCCTCGGGCGCGCCCCCTGGCGTAGCCACCATCCGCCGCACGCCGTCCACCAAGCCCGCCGTGCGCCGCGCGCTCTCCAGCGCCGGCCCCATCCCCATCCGGCCGCCCATCGTCCCCGTGAAGACGCCCACCGTGCCCGACTCCCCCGGCTACGCGGGGCCCACGCGGGCGGGCAGCGAGGAGTGCGTCTTCTACAGCGACGAGGCCGCCTCGCCCCTGGCCGCGGACCTGGCCAAGGCCTCCCCAAAGCGGCTGAGCCTGCCCAACACGGCGTGGGCCAGCCCGGCCCCCGAGGCGGCCGGCTACCCCGGGCTGGCGGCGGACGACGACGACGAGCAGCAGCAGCTGGCCGCCAACCGCCACAGCCTGGTGGAGAAGCTCGGCGAGCTGGTGGCAGGCGCCCACGCCCTGGGCGAGGGCCAGTTCCCCTTCCCCACGGCCCTGGCCTCCGCCGCCGCCCCTACTGAGACGCCCAGCCCACCCCCTGCCGCCTCCGGCGACCCCCCGGCCGAAGACATGCTGGTGGCCATCCGCCGCGGGGTGCGGCTCCGCAGGACCGTCACCAACGACAGGTCGGCGCCCCGCATCTTGTGA
- the MTSS2 gene encoding protein MTSS 2 isoform X1 produces METAEKECGALGGLFQAIVNDMKSSYPIWEDFNSKATKLHSQLRTTVLAAVAFLDAFQKVADMATNTRGATRDIGSALTRMCMRHRSIETKLRQFTNALLESLINPLQERIEDWKKSANQLDKDHAKEYKRARHEIKKKSSDTLKLQKKARKELLGKGDLQPQLDSALQDVNDMYLLLEETEKQAVRRALIEERGRFCTFIAFLQPVVNGELTMLGEITHLQGIIDDLVVLTAEPHKLPPASEQVIKDLKGSDYSWSYQTPPSSPGGSGSRKSSMCSAPSSSSGAKGGGAPWPGGAQTYSPSSTCRYRSLAQPATAAARLSSVSSHDSGFVSQDATYSKPPSPMPSDITSQKSSSSASSEASETCQSVSECSSPTSDWAKVGPHEQPSGTSLQRRKDRVEHPRDTEPGLASGGALGPSGEEAPRPRMSPATIAAKHGEEVSPAASDLAMVLTRGLSLEHQKSSRDSLQYSSGYSTQTTTPSCSEDTIPSQGSDYDCYSVNGDADGEGPAEFDKSSTIPRNSNIAQNYRRLIQTKRPASTAGLPSASGAPPGVATIRRTPSTKPAVRRALSSAGPIPIRPPIVPVKTPTVPDSPGYAGPTRAGSEECVFYSDEAASPLAADLAKASPKRLSLPNTAWASPAPEAAGYPGLAADDDDEQQQLAANRHSLVEKLGELVAGAHALGEGQFPFPTALASAAAPTETPSPPPAASGDPPAEDMLVAIRRGVRLRRTVTNDRSAPRIL; encoded by the exons ATGGAGACGGCGGAGAAGGAGTGCGGCGCCCTGGGCGGGCTCTTCCAGGCCATCGTCAACGACATGAAG AGCTCCTACCCCATCTGGGAGGACTTCAACTCCAAGGCCACGAAGCTGCATTCCCAGCTGAG GACCACTGTGCTGGCTGCTGTGGCCTTCTTGGatgccttccagaaagtggcaGACATGGCCACCAACAcccgag GGGCCACCCGGGACATTGGCTCGGCGCTCACGCGCATGTGCATGCGCCACCGCAGCATCGAGACCAAGCTGCGGCAGTTCACCAA CGCGCTGCTGGAGAGCCTCATCAACCCGCTGCAGGAGCGCATCGAGGACTGGAAGAAGTCGGCCAACCAGCTGGACAAGGACCACGCAAAAG AGTACAAGCGAGCCCGGCATGAGATCAAGAAAAAGTCTTCAGACACGCTGAAGCTGCAGAAGAAAGCGCGCAAAG AGCTACTTG ggaAAGGAGACCTGCAGCCTCAGCTGGACAGCGCCCTGCAGGACGTCAACGACATGTACCTGCTGCTggaggagacggagaagcaggcggTGCGCCGGGCCCTGATCGAGGAGCGCGGGCGCTTTTGCACCTTCATCGCCTTCCTGCAGCCTGTGGTG AACGGCGAGCTGACCATGCTGGGAGAGATCACGCACCTGCAGGGCATCATCGACGACCTGGTGGTGCTGACGGCCGAACCCCACAAGCTGCCCCCCGCCAGCGAGCAG GTGATCAAAGACCTGAAGGGCTCGGACTATAGCTGGTCCTACCAGACGCCCCCATCATCGCCCGGCGGCTCTGGCTCACGGAAGTCCAGCATGTGCAG TGCCCCCAGCAGCAGTAGCGGTGCCAAGGGTGGCGGAGCCCCGTGGCCTGGGGGTGCCCAAACATACTCACCCAGTTCCACCTGTCGCTACCGCAGCCTGGCCCAGCCAGCCACCGCGGCCGCCCGCCTCTCCAGCGTCTCGTCCCACGACTCTGGCTTCGTCTCCCAGGACGCCACCTACTCCAAGCCCCCCTCACCCATGCCTTCCGACATCACCAGCCAG AAGTCCTCCAGCTCTGCGTCCTCAGAGGCCTCGGAAACCTGCCAGTCCGTTAGCGAGTGCAGCTCCCCCACCTCG GACTGGGCCAAGGTGGGCCCCCACGAGCAGCCCTCGGGCACCAGCCTGCAGCGGAGAAAGGACCGAGTGGAGCACCCCCGAGACACAGAACCAGGCCTGGCCAGCGGGGGTGCCCTGGGCCCCAGCGGCGAGGAGGCACCGCGACCCCGCATGTCCCCTGCCACCATCGCAGCCAAG CACGGCGAGGAGGTGTCCCCCGCCGCCAGTGACCTGGCCATGGTGCTGACCCGCGGCCTGAGCCTGGAGCACCAGAAGAGCAGTCGGGACTCGCTGCAGTACTCCAGCGGCTACAGCACGCAGACCACCACGCCCTCGTGCTCCGAGGACACCATCCCGTCCCAAG GCTCCGACTATGACTGCTACTCCGTGAACGGGGACGCAGACGGCGAGGGCCCCGCCGAGTTCGACAAGTCATCCACCATCCCCCGCAACAGCAACATCGCCCAGAACTACCGCCGCCTGATCCAGACCAAGCGGCCGGCCTCCACCGCGGGGCTGCCCAGCGCCTCGGGCGCGCCCCCTGGCGTAGCCACCATCCGCCGCACGCCGTCCACCAAGCCCGCCGTGCGCCGCGCGCTCTCCAGCGCCGGCCCCATCCCCATCCGGCCGCCCATCGTCCCCGTGAAGACGCCCACCGTGCCCGACTCCCCCGGCTACGCGGGGCCCACGCGGGCGGGCAGCGAGGAGTGCGTCTTCTACAGCGACGAGGCCGCCTCGCCCCTGGCCGCGGACCTGGCCAAGGCCTCCCCAAAGCGGCTGAGCCTGCCCAACACGGCGTGGGCCAGCCCGGCCCCCGAGGCGGCCGGCTACCCCGGGCTGGCGGCGGACGACGACGACGAGCAGCAGCAGCTGGCCGCCAACCGCCACAGCCTGGTGGAGAAGCTCGGCGAGCTGGTGGCAGGCGCCCACGCCCTGGGCGAGGGCCAGTTCCCCTTCCCCACGGCCCTGGCCTCCGCCGCCGCCCCTACTGAGACGCCCAGCCCACCCCCTGCCGCCTCCGGCGACCCCCCGGCCGAAGACATGCTGGTGGCCATCCGCCGCGGGGTGCGGCTCCGCAGGACCGTCACCAACGACAGGTCGGCGCCCCGCATCTTGTGA
- the MTSS2 gene encoding protein MTSS 2 isoform X7 encodes METAEKECGALGGLFQAIVNDMKSSYPIWEDFNSKATKLHSQLRTTVLAAVAFLDAFQKVADMATNTRGATRDIGSALTRMCMRHRSIETKLRQFTNALLESLINPLQERIEDWKKSANQLDKDHAKEYKRARHEIKKKSSDTLKLQKKARKGKGDLQPQLDSALQDVNDMYLLLEETEKQAVRRALIEERGRFCTFIAFLQPVVNGELTMLGEITHLQGIIDDLVVLTAEPHKLPPASEQVIKDLKGSDYSWSYQTPPSSPGGSGSRKSSMCSAPSSSSGAKGGGAPWPGGAQTYSPSSTCRYRSLAQPATAAARLSSVSSHDSGFVSQDATYSKPPSPMPSDITSQDWAKVGPHEQPSGTSLQRRKDRVEHPRDTEPGLASGGALGPSGEEAPRPRMSPATIAAKHGEEVSPAASDLAMVLTRGLSLEHQKSSRDSLQYSSGYSTQTTTPSCSEDTIPSQGSDYDCYSVNGDADGEGPAEFDKSSTIPRNSNIAQNYRRLIQTKRPASTAGLPSASGAPPGVATIRRTPSTKPAVRRALSSAGPIPIRPPIVPVKTPTVPDSPGYAGPTRAGSEECVFYSDEAASPLAADLAKASPKRLSLPNTAWASPAPEAAGYPGLAADDDDEQQQLAANRHSLVEKLGELVAGAHALGEGQFPFPTALASAAAPTETPSPPPAASGDPPAEDMLVAIRRGVRLRRTVTNDRSAPRIL; translated from the exons ATGGAGACGGCGGAGAAGGAGTGCGGCGCCCTGGGCGGGCTCTTCCAGGCCATCGTCAACGACATGAAG AGCTCCTACCCCATCTGGGAGGACTTCAACTCCAAGGCCACGAAGCTGCATTCCCAGCTGAG GACCACTGTGCTGGCTGCTGTGGCCTTCTTGGatgccttccagaaagtggcaGACATGGCCACCAACAcccgag GGGCCACCCGGGACATTGGCTCGGCGCTCACGCGCATGTGCATGCGCCACCGCAGCATCGAGACCAAGCTGCGGCAGTTCACCAA CGCGCTGCTGGAGAGCCTCATCAACCCGCTGCAGGAGCGCATCGAGGACTGGAAGAAGTCGGCCAACCAGCTGGACAAGGACCACGCAAAAG AGTACAAGCGAGCCCGGCATGAGATCAAGAAAAAGTCTTCAGACACGCTGAAGCTGCAGAAGAAAGCGCGCAAAG ggaAAGGAGACCTGCAGCCTCAGCTGGACAGCGCCCTGCAGGACGTCAACGACATGTACCTGCTGCTggaggagacggagaagcaggcggTGCGCCGGGCCCTGATCGAGGAGCGCGGGCGCTTTTGCACCTTCATCGCCTTCCTGCAGCCTGTGGTG AACGGCGAGCTGACCATGCTGGGAGAGATCACGCACCTGCAGGGCATCATCGACGACCTGGTGGTGCTGACGGCCGAACCCCACAAGCTGCCCCCCGCCAGCGAGCAG GTGATCAAAGACCTGAAGGGCTCGGACTATAGCTGGTCCTACCAGACGCCCCCATCATCGCCCGGCGGCTCTGGCTCACGGAAGTCCAGCATGTGCAG TGCCCCCAGCAGCAGTAGCGGTGCCAAGGGTGGCGGAGCCCCGTGGCCTGGGGGTGCCCAAACATACTCACCCAGTTCCACCTGTCGCTACCGCAGCCTGGCCCAGCCAGCCACCGCGGCCGCCCGCCTCTCCAGCGTCTCGTCCCACGACTCTGGCTTCGTCTCCCAGGACGCCACCTACTCCAAGCCCCCCTCACCCATGCCTTCCGACATCACCAGCCAG GACTGGGCCAAGGTGGGCCCCCACGAGCAGCCCTCGGGCACCAGCCTGCAGCGGAGAAAGGACCGAGTGGAGCACCCCCGAGACACAGAACCAGGCCTGGCCAGCGGGGGTGCCCTGGGCCCCAGCGGCGAGGAGGCACCGCGACCCCGCATGTCCCCTGCCACCATCGCAGCCAAG CACGGCGAGGAGGTGTCCCCCGCCGCCAGTGACCTGGCCATGGTGCTGACCCGCGGCCTGAGCCTGGAGCACCAGAAGAGCAGTCGGGACTCGCTGCAGTACTCCAGCGGCTACAGCACGCAGACCACCACGCCCTCGTGCTCCGAGGACACCATCCCGTCCCAAG GCTCCGACTATGACTGCTACTCCGTGAACGGGGACGCAGACGGCGAGGGCCCCGCCGAGTTCGACAAGTCATCCACCATCCCCCGCAACAGCAACATCGCCCAGAACTACCGCCGCCTGATCCAGACCAAGCGGCCGGCCTCCACCGCGGGGCTGCCCAGCGCCTCGGGCGCGCCCCCTGGCGTAGCCACCATCCGCCGCACGCCGTCCACCAAGCCCGCCGTGCGCCGCGCGCTCTCCAGCGCCGGCCCCATCCCCATCCGGCCGCCCATCGTCCCCGTGAAGACGCCCACCGTGCCCGACTCCCCCGGCTACGCGGGGCCCACGCGGGCGGGCAGCGAGGAGTGCGTCTTCTACAGCGACGAGGCCGCCTCGCCCCTGGCCGCGGACCTGGCCAAGGCCTCCCCAAAGCGGCTGAGCCTGCCCAACACGGCGTGGGCCAGCCCGGCCCCCGAGGCGGCCGGCTACCCCGGGCTGGCGGCGGACGACGACGACGAGCAGCAGCAGCTGGCCGCCAACCGCCACAGCCTGGTGGAGAAGCTCGGCGAGCTGGTGGCAGGCGCCCACGCCCTGGGCGAGGGCCAGTTCCCCTTCCCCACGGCCCTGGCCTCCGCCGCCGCCCCTACTGAGACGCCCAGCCCACCCCCTGCCGCCTCCGGCGACCCCCCGGCCGAAGACATGCTGGTGGCCATCCGCCGCGGGGTGCGGCTCCGCAGGACCGTCACCAACGACAGGTCGGCGCCCCGCATCTTGTGA
- the MTSS2 gene encoding protein MTSS 2 isoform X3 codes for METAEKECGALGGLFQAIVNDMKSSYPIWEDFNSKATKLHSQLRTTVLAAVAFLDAFQKVADMATNTRGATRDIGSALTRMCMRHRSIETKLRQFTNALLESLINPLQERIEDWKKSANQLDKDHAKEYKRARHEIKKKSSDTLKLQKKARKELLGKGDLQPQLDSALQDVNDMYLLLEETEKQAVRRALIEERGRFCTFIAFLQPVVNGELTMLGEITHLQGIIDDLVVLTAEPHKLPPASEQVIKDLKGSDYSWSYQTPPSSPGGSGSRKSSMCSAPSSSSGAKGGGAPWPGGAQTYSPSSTCRYRSLAQPATAAARLSSVSSHDSGFVSQDATYSKPPSPMPSDITSQDWAKVGPHEQPSGTSLQRRKDRVEHPRDTEPGLASGGALGPSGEEAPRPRMSPATIAAKHGEEVSPAASDLAMVLTRGLSLEHQKSSRDSLQYSSGYSTQTTTPSCSEDTIPSQGSDYDCYSVNGDADGEGPAEFDKSSTIPRNSNIAQNYRRLIQTKRPASTAGLPSASGAPPGVATIRRTPSTKPAVRRALSSAGPIPIRPPIVPVKTPTVPDSPGYAGPTRAGSEECVFYSDEAASPLAADLAKASPKRLSLPNTAWASPAPEAAGYPGLAADDDDEQQQLAANRHSLVEKLGELVAGAHALGEGQFPFPTALASAAAPTETPSPPPAASGDPPAEDMLVAIRRGVRLRRTVTNDRSAPRIL; via the exons ATGGAGACGGCGGAGAAGGAGTGCGGCGCCCTGGGCGGGCTCTTCCAGGCCATCGTCAACGACATGAAG AGCTCCTACCCCATCTGGGAGGACTTCAACTCCAAGGCCACGAAGCTGCATTCCCAGCTGAG GACCACTGTGCTGGCTGCTGTGGCCTTCTTGGatgccttccagaaagtggcaGACATGGCCACCAACAcccgag GGGCCACCCGGGACATTGGCTCGGCGCTCACGCGCATGTGCATGCGCCACCGCAGCATCGAGACCAAGCTGCGGCAGTTCACCAA CGCGCTGCTGGAGAGCCTCATCAACCCGCTGCAGGAGCGCATCGAGGACTGGAAGAAGTCGGCCAACCAGCTGGACAAGGACCACGCAAAAG AGTACAAGCGAGCCCGGCATGAGATCAAGAAAAAGTCTTCAGACACGCTGAAGCTGCAGAAGAAAGCGCGCAAAG AGCTACTTG ggaAAGGAGACCTGCAGCCTCAGCTGGACAGCGCCCTGCAGGACGTCAACGACATGTACCTGCTGCTggaggagacggagaagcaggcggTGCGCCGGGCCCTGATCGAGGAGCGCGGGCGCTTTTGCACCTTCATCGCCTTCCTGCAGCCTGTGGTG AACGGCGAGCTGACCATGCTGGGAGAGATCACGCACCTGCAGGGCATCATCGACGACCTGGTGGTGCTGACGGCCGAACCCCACAAGCTGCCCCCCGCCAGCGAGCAG GTGATCAAAGACCTGAAGGGCTCGGACTATAGCTGGTCCTACCAGACGCCCCCATCATCGCCCGGCGGCTCTGGCTCACGGAAGTCCAGCATGTGCAG TGCCCCCAGCAGCAGTAGCGGTGCCAAGGGTGGCGGAGCCCCGTGGCCTGGGGGTGCCCAAACATACTCACCCAGTTCCACCTGTCGCTACCGCAGCCTGGCCCAGCCAGCCACCGCGGCCGCCCGCCTCTCCAGCGTCTCGTCCCACGACTCTGGCTTCGTCTCCCAGGACGCCACCTACTCCAAGCCCCCCTCACCCATGCCTTCCGACATCACCAGCCAG GACTGGGCCAAGGTGGGCCCCCACGAGCAGCCCTCGGGCACCAGCCTGCAGCGGAGAAAGGACCGAGTGGAGCACCCCCGAGACACAGAACCAGGCCTGGCCAGCGGGGGTGCCCTGGGCCCCAGCGGCGAGGAGGCACCGCGACCCCGCATGTCCCCTGCCACCATCGCAGCCAAG CACGGCGAGGAGGTGTCCCCCGCCGCCAGTGACCTGGCCATGGTGCTGACCCGCGGCCTGAGCCTGGAGCACCAGAAGAGCAGTCGGGACTCGCTGCAGTACTCCAGCGGCTACAGCACGCAGACCACCACGCCCTCGTGCTCCGAGGACACCATCCCGTCCCAAG GCTCCGACTATGACTGCTACTCCGTGAACGGGGACGCAGACGGCGAGGGCCCCGCCGAGTTCGACAAGTCATCCACCATCCCCCGCAACAGCAACATCGCCCAGAACTACCGCCGCCTGATCCAGACCAAGCGGCCGGCCTCCACCGCGGGGCTGCCCAGCGCCTCGGGCGCGCCCCCTGGCGTAGCCACCATCCGCCGCACGCCGTCCACCAAGCCCGCCGTGCGCCGCGCGCTCTCCAGCGCCGGCCCCATCCCCATCCGGCCGCCCATCGTCCCCGTGAAGACGCCCACCGTGCCCGACTCCCCCGGCTACGCGGGGCCCACGCGGGCGGGCAGCGAGGAGTGCGTCTTCTACAGCGACGAGGCCGCCTCGCCCCTGGCCGCGGACCTGGCCAAGGCCTCCCCAAAGCGGCTGAGCCTGCCCAACACGGCGTGGGCCAGCCCGGCCCCCGAGGCGGCCGGCTACCCCGGGCTGGCGGCGGACGACGACGACGAGCAGCAGCAGCTGGCCGCCAACCGCCACAGCCTGGTGGAGAAGCTCGGCGAGCTGGTGGCAGGCGCCCACGCCCTGGGCGAGGGCCAGTTCCCCTTCCCCACGGCCCTGGCCTCCGCCGCCGCCCCTACTGAGACGCCCAGCCCACCCCCTGCCGCCTCCGGCGACCCCCCGGCCGAAGACATGCTGGTGGCCATCCGCCGCGGGGTGCGGCTCCGCAGGACCGTCACCAACGACAGGTCGGCGCCCCGCATCTTGTGA